The Mercenaria mercenaria strain notata chromosome 10, MADL_Memer_1, whole genome shotgun sequence genome contains a region encoding:
- the LOC123561694 gene encoding uncharacterized protein LOC123561694 isoform X4 — translation MWDNFYIDANLKIVDTKSRFTVHNIAMTWSDAEANCKQNGGYIARSFPVVPQKLKNLIRRTYKHNNNNEYWIGKSLTPWVSLLGCVRWDRNKVKNAVYKKSKYNQMSECATACRGSASFMLQRNSCYCLNEEEKRGVKYVPYIKCDEPCPGQSREKCGGINVFTFYDYYHGQVAEANDMYNCVFQTEEPHNTQSYNKQCHCDEELGFTCKLINGSEVTFNKDLPRRKTAHSLYKAIDFCARLSGGLGMSPLPKYPKPYYKEKYWTTITRAVDWNYDSVSQRRPDFSSVPTLDYRGIYLETFRNTSKKHRFICQYDIVSCGQNVSADDGNITSPNYPLEYKNGQVCEWQITVNDSKIIQLVIADMDLENSQDCIYDYLLVVENTTSERLCGRRRKQYILTKYNTVNIVFRSDDTLTGAGFTLLWSAVDRSISTYPTTSSDGEFGKSSEQKSLSGGAIVGITVAVAAFCVLMAAFLACVFYRKTHPTRTVQDHEETSTAHNLVYAISSFNTGSSFNDEDNKAYENVSQKRRENLRAEASYANDPSRSVESSGNIYLTINYGNNDVMGDVSTDAGSKANLLLDSDSSATDTIDSRTTREKKNMQPKEASGSGTDEATGAEQPYTDITDTSNIDDIGKECIKVESTKNIVDSGQESSVAYTDVVFERSVNPPETKEEDGYLNAGLSSNAKMPHYEDIESSECVLNGAHKTGTDVKKENDASNSYLEL, via the exons ATGTGGGATAACTTCTACATTGATGCTAATCTAAAAATag TAGATACGAAATCAAGATTCACTGTGCATAATATAGCAATGACATGGTCAGATGCTGAAGCAAACTGCAAACAAAATGGTGGATACATTGCAAGGAGCTTCCCGGTGGTACCACAAAAGTTAAAGAATCTGATACGCCGTACCTACAAACACAATAATAACAATGAATACTGGATAGGAAAATCGTTAACGCCATGGGTTTCGCTTTTAG GATGTGTTAGATGGGACAGGAATAAAGTGAAAAATGCAGTTTATAAAAAGTCAAAGTACAATCAGATGTCGGAATGTGCAACAGCATGTCGGGGTTCAGCTTCCTTTATGTTGCAG agaAACTCTTGTTATTGCTTAAATGAGGAGGAAAAAAGAGGCGTCAAATATGTACCTTATATTAAGTGTGATGAACCTTGCCCTGGACAGTCACGTGAGAAATGTGGTGGGATAAATGTTTTCACATTTTATGATTATT ATCATGGACAAGTAGCCGAAGCAAACGACATGTATAACTGTGTATTCCAGACGGAGGAGCCCCACAACACTCAATCCTACAACAAACAGTGTCACTGTGATGAAGAATTGGGCTTTACTTGCAAATTGATCAACG GGTCTGAGGTCACTTTCAATAAAGATCTTCCCCGGAGGAAAACAGCACATAGCCTGTACAAGGCTATAGACTTCTGTGCCAGGCTGTCCGGTGGACTTGGAATGTCGCCACTGCCCAAGTATCCAAAACCTTATTACAAAGAAAAATACTGGACAACGATAACGAGAGCTGTGGACTGGAACTACGATTCTG TATCCCAGAGGAGGCCAGACTTCAGCTCTGTACCGACTTTGGATTACAGGGGCATTTATCTAGAAACGTTCAGAAATACGTCAAAGAAGCATAGATTCATCTGCCAATACg ATATTGTATCATGCGGTCAAAATGTATCAGCAGACGACGGCAACATAACATCTCCTAATTATCCGCTGGAATATAAGAATGGTCAAGTCTGTGAATGGCAGATTACAGTAAATGACAGCAAGATAATCCAACTTGTAATTGCTGATATGGATCTCGAAAATAGCCAGGACTGCATTTATGACTATCTTTTG GTGGTAGAAAACACTACTAGCGAGAGGTTATGTGGCAGGCGTCGAAAACAGTATATACTCACAAAGTACAACACGGTCAATATTGTGTTTCGTAGTGATGATACATTAACAGGAGCTGGATTCACTTTATTGTGGTCG GCAGTGGATCGAAGTATAAGCACTTATCCAACTACAAGTTCTGATGGAGAGTTTGGTAAATCATCTGAACAGAAGTCTCTGAGTG GTGGCGCTATAGTGGGGATAACTGTTGCTGTAGCTGCCTTCTGTGTTTTAATGGCCGCTTTCTTGGCTTGTGTTTTCTACAGAAAAAC ACATCCTACACGTACAGTGCAAGACCATGAAGAGACGTCCACTGCGCATAATTTAGTTTACGCAATATCATCATTCAATACTGGCAGCAGTTTTAACGATGAAGATAATAAAGCATATGAAAATGTATCGCAGAAAAGGAGGGAGAACTTGAGAGCC GAAGCGTCGTATGCTAACGATCCCAGCAGGAGCGTGGAGAGCAGCGGAAACATCTACCTAACTATAAACTACGGGAATAATGACGTCATGGGTGATGTAAGTACTGATGCAGGAAGCAAGGCCAACCTTCTTTTAGATAGCGACAGTAGCGCTACTGATACAATTGATAGTAGAACGACAAGGGAGAAAAAGAACATGCAACCTAAAGAAGCATCAGGAAGTGGCACTGACGAGGCTACAGGTGCTGAACAACCGTATACGGACATTACTGATACTTCCAATATTGATGATATAGGGAAAGAGTGTATTAAAgtagaaagtacaaaaaacattgTTGATTCGGGTCAGGAGTCATCTGTTGCATACACTGATGTAGTGTTTGAAAGATCAGTTAATCCTCCTGAAACGAAAGAAGAAGACGGTTACCTTAATGCTGGGCTGTCTAGCAATGCTAAAATGCCACATTATGAGGATATAGAATCTTCTGAATGTGTTCTCAATGGTGCTCACAAAACGGGTACAGATGTGAAAAAGGAAAACGATGCAAGTAATTCATATTTGGAATTATAA
- the LOC123561694 gene encoding uncharacterized protein LOC123561694 isoform X5, whose amino-acid sequence MWDNFYIDANLKIDTKSRFTVHNIAMTWSDAEANCKQNGGYIARSFPVVPQKLKNLIRRTYKHNNNNEYWIGKSLTPWVSLLGCVRWDRNKVKNAVYKKSKYNQMSECATACRGSASFMLQRNSCYCLNEEEKRGVKYVPYIKCDEPCPGQSREKCGGINVFTFYDYYHGQVAEANDMYNCVFQTEEPHNTQSYNKQCHCDEELGFTCKLINGSEVTFNKDLPRRKTAHSLYKAIDFCARLSGGLGMSPLPKYPKPYYKEKYWTTITRAVDWNYDSVSQRRPDFSSVPTLDYRGIYLETFRNTSKKHRFICQYDIVSCGQNVSADDGNITSPNYPLEYKNGQVCEWQITVNDSKIIQLVIADMDLENSQDCIYDYLLVVENTTSERLCGRRRKQYILTKYNTVNIVFRSDDTLTGAGFTLLWSAVDRSISTYPTTSSDGEFGKSSEQKSLSGGAIVGITVAVAAFCVLMAAFLACVFYRKTHPTRTVQDHEETSTAHNLVYAISSFNTGSSFNDEDNKAYENVSQKRRENLRAEASYANDPSRSVESSGNIYLTINYGNNDVMGDVSTDAGSKANLLLDSDSSATDTIDSRTTREKKNMQPKEASGSGTDEATGAEQPYTDITDTSNIDDIGKECIKVESTKNIVDSGQESSVAYTDVVFERSVNPPETKEEDGYLNAGLSSNAKMPHYEDIESSECVLNGAHKTGTDVKKENDASNSYLEL is encoded by the exons ATGTGGGATAACTTCTACATTGATGCTAATCTAAAAATag ATACGAAATCAAGATTCACTGTGCATAATATAGCAATGACATGGTCAGATGCTGAAGCAAACTGCAAACAAAATGGTGGATACATTGCAAGGAGCTTCCCGGTGGTACCACAAAAGTTAAAGAATCTGATACGCCGTACCTACAAACACAATAATAACAATGAATACTGGATAGGAAAATCGTTAACGCCATGGGTTTCGCTTTTAG GATGTGTTAGATGGGACAGGAATAAAGTGAAAAATGCAGTTTATAAAAAGTCAAAGTACAATCAGATGTCGGAATGTGCAACAGCATGTCGGGGTTCAGCTTCCTTTATGTTGCAG agaAACTCTTGTTATTGCTTAAATGAGGAGGAAAAAAGAGGCGTCAAATATGTACCTTATATTAAGTGTGATGAACCTTGCCCTGGACAGTCACGTGAGAAATGTGGTGGGATAAATGTTTTCACATTTTATGATTATT ATCATGGACAAGTAGCCGAAGCAAACGACATGTATAACTGTGTATTCCAGACGGAGGAGCCCCACAACACTCAATCCTACAACAAACAGTGTCACTGTGATGAAGAATTGGGCTTTACTTGCAAATTGATCAACG GGTCTGAGGTCACTTTCAATAAAGATCTTCCCCGGAGGAAAACAGCACATAGCCTGTACAAGGCTATAGACTTCTGTGCCAGGCTGTCCGGTGGACTTGGAATGTCGCCACTGCCCAAGTATCCAAAACCTTATTACAAAGAAAAATACTGGACAACGATAACGAGAGCTGTGGACTGGAACTACGATTCTG TATCCCAGAGGAGGCCAGACTTCAGCTCTGTACCGACTTTGGATTACAGGGGCATTTATCTAGAAACGTTCAGAAATACGTCAAAGAAGCATAGATTCATCTGCCAATACg ATATTGTATCATGCGGTCAAAATGTATCAGCAGACGACGGCAACATAACATCTCCTAATTATCCGCTGGAATATAAGAATGGTCAAGTCTGTGAATGGCAGATTACAGTAAATGACAGCAAGATAATCCAACTTGTAATTGCTGATATGGATCTCGAAAATAGCCAGGACTGCATTTATGACTATCTTTTG GTGGTAGAAAACACTACTAGCGAGAGGTTATGTGGCAGGCGTCGAAAACAGTATATACTCACAAAGTACAACACGGTCAATATTGTGTTTCGTAGTGATGATACATTAACAGGAGCTGGATTCACTTTATTGTGGTCG GCAGTGGATCGAAGTATAAGCACTTATCCAACTACAAGTTCTGATGGAGAGTTTGGTAAATCATCTGAACAGAAGTCTCTGAGTG GTGGCGCTATAGTGGGGATAACTGTTGCTGTAGCTGCCTTCTGTGTTTTAATGGCCGCTTTCTTGGCTTGTGTTTTCTACAGAAAAAC ACATCCTACACGTACAGTGCAAGACCATGAAGAGACGTCCACTGCGCATAATTTAGTTTACGCAATATCATCATTCAATACTGGCAGCAGTTTTAACGATGAAGATAATAAAGCATATGAAAATGTATCGCAGAAAAGGAGGGAGAACTTGAGAGCC GAAGCGTCGTATGCTAACGATCCCAGCAGGAGCGTGGAGAGCAGCGGAAACATCTACCTAACTATAAACTACGGGAATAATGACGTCATGGGTGATGTAAGTACTGATGCAGGAAGCAAGGCCAACCTTCTTTTAGATAGCGACAGTAGCGCTACTGATACAATTGATAGTAGAACGACAAGGGAGAAAAAGAACATGCAACCTAAAGAAGCATCAGGAAGTGGCACTGACGAGGCTACAGGTGCTGAACAACCGTATACGGACATTACTGATACTTCCAATATTGATGATATAGGGAAAGAGTGTATTAAAgtagaaagtacaaaaaacattgTTGATTCGGGTCAGGAGTCATCTGTTGCATACACTGATGTAGTGTTTGAAAGATCAGTTAATCCTCCTGAAACGAAAGAAGAAGACGGTTACCTTAATGCTGGGCTGTCTAGCAATGCTAAAATGCCACATTATGAGGATATAGAATCTTCTGAATGTGTTCTCAATGGTGCTCACAAAACGGGTACAGATGTGAAAAAGGAAAACGATGCAAGTAATTCATATTTGGAATTATAA
- the LOC123561694 gene encoding uncharacterized protein LOC123561694 isoform X6 yields MTWSDAEANCKQNGGYIARSFPVVPQKLKNLIRRTYKHNNNNEYWIGKSLTPWVSLLGCVRWDRNKVKNAVYKKSKYNQMSECATACRGSASFMLQRNSCYCLNEEEKRGVKYVPYIKCDEPCPGQSREKCGGINVFTFYDYYHGQVAEANDMYNCVFQTEEPHNTQSYNKQCHCDEELGFTCKLINGSEVTFNKDLPRRKTAHSLYKAIDFCARLSGGLGMSPLPKYPKPYYKEKYWTTITRAVDWNYDSVSQRRPDFSSVPTLDYRGIYLETFRNTSKKHRFICQYDIVSCGQNVSADDGNITSPNYPLEYKNGQVCEWQITVNDSKIIQLVIADMDLENSQDCIYDYLLVVENTTSERLCGRRRKQYILTKYNTVNIVFRSDDTLTGAGFTLLWSAVDRSISTYPTTSSDGEFGKSSEQKSLSGGAIVGITVAVAAFCVLMAAFLACVFYRKTHPTRTVQDHEETSTAHNLVYAISSFNTGSSFNDEDNKAYENVSQKRRENLRAEASYANDPSRSVESSGNIYLTINYGNNDVMGDVSTDAGSKANLLLDSDSSATDTIDSRTTREKKNMQPKEASGSGTDEATGAEQPYTDITDTSNIDDIGKECIKVESTKNIVDSGQESSVAYTDVVFERSVNPPETKEEDGYLNAGLSSNAKMPHYEDIESSECVLNGAHKTGTDVKKENDASNSYLEL; encoded by the exons ATGACATGGTCAGATGCTGAAGCAAACTGCAAACAAAATGGTGGATACATTGCAAGGAGCTTCCCGGTGGTACCACAAAAGTTAAAGAATCTGATACGCCGTACCTACAAACACAATAATAACAATGAATACTGGATAGGAAAATCGTTAACGCCATGGGTTTCGCTTTTAG GATGTGTTAGATGGGACAGGAATAAAGTGAAAAATGCAGTTTATAAAAAGTCAAAGTACAATCAGATGTCGGAATGTGCAACAGCATGTCGGGGTTCAGCTTCCTTTATGTTGCAG agaAACTCTTGTTATTGCTTAAATGAGGAGGAAAAAAGAGGCGTCAAATATGTACCTTATATTAAGTGTGATGAACCTTGCCCTGGACAGTCACGTGAGAAATGTGGTGGGATAAATGTTTTCACATTTTATGATTATT ATCATGGACAAGTAGCCGAAGCAAACGACATGTATAACTGTGTATTCCAGACGGAGGAGCCCCACAACACTCAATCCTACAACAAACAGTGTCACTGTGATGAAGAATTGGGCTTTACTTGCAAATTGATCAACG GGTCTGAGGTCACTTTCAATAAAGATCTTCCCCGGAGGAAAACAGCACATAGCCTGTACAAGGCTATAGACTTCTGTGCCAGGCTGTCCGGTGGACTTGGAATGTCGCCACTGCCCAAGTATCCAAAACCTTATTACAAAGAAAAATACTGGACAACGATAACGAGAGCTGTGGACTGGAACTACGATTCTG TATCCCAGAGGAGGCCAGACTTCAGCTCTGTACCGACTTTGGATTACAGGGGCATTTATCTAGAAACGTTCAGAAATACGTCAAAGAAGCATAGATTCATCTGCCAATACg ATATTGTATCATGCGGTCAAAATGTATCAGCAGACGACGGCAACATAACATCTCCTAATTATCCGCTGGAATATAAGAATGGTCAAGTCTGTGAATGGCAGATTACAGTAAATGACAGCAAGATAATCCAACTTGTAATTGCTGATATGGATCTCGAAAATAGCCAGGACTGCATTTATGACTATCTTTTG GTGGTAGAAAACACTACTAGCGAGAGGTTATGTGGCAGGCGTCGAAAACAGTATATACTCACAAAGTACAACACGGTCAATATTGTGTTTCGTAGTGATGATACATTAACAGGAGCTGGATTCACTTTATTGTGGTCG GCAGTGGATCGAAGTATAAGCACTTATCCAACTACAAGTTCTGATGGAGAGTTTGGTAAATCATCTGAACAGAAGTCTCTGAGTG GTGGCGCTATAGTGGGGATAACTGTTGCTGTAGCTGCCTTCTGTGTTTTAATGGCCGCTTTCTTGGCTTGTGTTTTCTACAGAAAAAC ACATCCTACACGTACAGTGCAAGACCATGAAGAGACGTCCACTGCGCATAATTTAGTTTACGCAATATCATCATTCAATACTGGCAGCAGTTTTAACGATGAAGATAATAAAGCATATGAAAATGTATCGCAGAAAAGGAGGGAGAACTTGAGAGCC GAAGCGTCGTATGCTAACGATCCCAGCAGGAGCGTGGAGAGCAGCGGAAACATCTACCTAACTATAAACTACGGGAATAATGACGTCATGGGTGATGTAAGTACTGATGCAGGAAGCAAGGCCAACCTTCTTTTAGATAGCGACAGTAGCGCTACTGATACAATTGATAGTAGAACGACAAGGGAGAAAAAGAACATGCAACCTAAAGAAGCATCAGGAAGTGGCACTGACGAGGCTACAGGTGCTGAACAACCGTATACGGACATTACTGATACTTCCAATATTGATGATATAGGGAAAGAGTGTATTAAAgtagaaagtacaaaaaacattgTTGATTCGGGTCAGGAGTCATCTGTTGCATACACTGATGTAGTGTTTGAAAGATCAGTTAATCCTCCTGAAACGAAAGAAGAAGACGGTTACCTTAATGCTGGGCTGTCTAGCAATGCTAAAATGCCACATTATGAGGATATAGAATCTTCTGAATGTGTTCTCAATGGTGCTCACAAAACGGGTACAGATGTGAAAAAGGAAAACGATGCAAGTAATTCATATTTGGAATTATAA